From Oncorhynchus mykiss isolate Arlee chromosome 6, USDA_OmykA_1.1, whole genome shotgun sequence, the proteins below share one genomic window:
- the LOC110526668 gene encoding microfibrillar-associated protein 1: MSGRDALNMKQPPIQSTAGAVPIRNEKGEISMEKVKVKRYVSGKRPDYAPMDSSDEEEEDFQFIKKAKDAEPEMEMEEEVVSDPRLKRLLNRVSEDAEERLARHRQIAEPEVVAESSEDSDEGTWHPERAPEESSDEEEEEEEEVDDEEIERRRAMMRQRAQERKNEDMPEIMEVEEEGNSGAEKEESESEYEEYTDSEDEAEPRLKPVFIRKKDRVTVAEREADELKQRELEAEAKKQVEERRRYTLKIVEEEAKKEFEENRRTLAALDSLDTDGENEEEEYEAWKVRELKRIKRDREAREAMEKEKSEIERFHSLTEEERRAELRNNGKQITNKASKGKYKFLQKYYHRGAFFMDEEENVFKRDFSAPTLEDHFNKTILPKVMQVKNFGRSGRTKYTHLVDQDTTSFDSAWAQESAQNSKFFKQKAAGVRDVFDRPTVQKRKT, from the exons ATGTCTGGACGGGACGCCCTCAACATGAAGCAACCGCCGATCCAGTCCACGGCTGGTGCTGTGCCGATTCGAAATGAGAAAG GTGAGATTTCGATGGAGAAGGTGAAGGTGAAGCGCTATGTGTCGGGTAAACGTCCCGACTATGCTCCCATGgactcctctgacgaggaggaggaggacttcCAGTTTATAAAAAAGGCTAAGGATGCTGAGCCTGAGATGGAAatggaggaagaggtggtgtCTGACCCCCGTCTCAAGCGTCTGCTAAACCGCGTCTCTGAGGATGCGGAGGAGAG gttggcAAGACACAGACAGATCGCAGAGCCGGAGGTGGTTGCAGAGAGCAGTGAAGACTCCGACGAGGGAACCTGGCACCCGGAGAGAGCACCCGAAGAGAGCAGtgacgaagaggaggaggaagaggaagaagtggACGATGAG gaaATCGAGAGGCGGCGAGCGATGATGCGCCAGCGAGCGCAGGAGCGGAAGAACGAGGACATGCCGGAGAtcatggaggtggaggaagaagGGAATTCGGGAGCGGAGAAGGAGGAGTCGGAGTCAGAGTACGAGGAGTACAcggacagtgaagatgaggccgaGCCGCGGCTAAAACCAGTCTTCATCCGCAA GAAGGACCGAGTAACAGTGGCGGAGCGCGAGGCGGACGAGCTCAAACAGCGGGAGCTGGAGGCGGAGGCCAAGAAGCAGGTGGAGGAGCGGCGGCGCTACACCCTGAAGATCGTGGAGGAGGAGGCCAAGAAGGAGTTTGAGGAGAACCGCCGCACTCTGGCTGCTCTCGACTCCCTGGACACGGACggggagaatgaggaggaggagtacGAGGCGTGGAAGGTCCGGGAGCTCAAGCGCATCAAGAGGGACCGGGAGGCCCGTGAAGC aatggagaaagagaagTCTGAGATTGAGAGGTTCCACAGCCTCACCGAGGAGGAGCGCAGGGCCGAGCTGCGGAATAATGGCAAACAGATCACAAACAAGGCCTCTAAGGGCAAATATAAGTTCCTCCAGAAGTACTACCACAGAGGAGCCTTCTTCATG GACGAAGAGGAGAATGTGTTCAAGAGAGACTTCAGTGCCCCCACTCTGGAGGACCACTTCAACAAAACCATCCTCCCCAAAGTCATGCAG GTCAAGAACTTTGGTCGCTCCGGACGCACTAAGTACACCCACCTGGTGGATCAGGACACCACATCGTTTGACTCAGCCTGGGCTCAGGAGAGCGCTCAGAACAGCAAGTTCTTTAAGCAGAAGGCTGCAGGAGTGAGAGATGTGTTTGACCGACCAACAGTGCAAAAGAGGAAGACCTGA
- the hddc3 gene encoding guanosine-3',5'-bis(diphosphate) 3'-pyrophosphohydrolase MESH1 isoform X1, with product MSSDSVILLETVNFAAEKHRNQRRKDAEQTPYITHPIGVARILSHEGGITDIEVLQAALLHDTVEDTDTSIGELQIVFGQTVARLVQEVTDDKALSKEETKRKQVEYAPHASHQAKLVKLADKLYNLRDINRSTPTGWSTERVQEYFVWAAQVVRGLRGTNPALERQLEELFKQRGVEL from the exons ATGAGTTCAGATTCTGTCATTTTGTTGGAGACGGTTAACTTCGCTGCTGAAAAGCACCGCAATCAACGACGTAAAGATGCTGAACAAACACCATATATCACCCACCCAATAG GAGTGGCAAGGATCCTAAGCCATGAAGGTGGGATCACAGACATTGAAGTTTTGCAA GCAGCTTTGCTCCATGACACAGTGGAGGACACTGACACCAGCATAGGAGAGCTACAGATCGTCTTTGGGCAAACGGTGGCGCGGCTGGTCCAGGAAGTGACAGACGACAAAGCACTGTCCAAGGAGGAGACAAAGCGTAAGCAGGTGGAGTATGCACCTCATGCCAGCCACCAGGCCAAACTGGTCAAACTGGCTGACAAACTATACAACCTGAGGGACATCAACCGCAGCACGCCAACAG GTTGGTCGACAGAGCGTGTTCAGGAGTACTTTGTGTGGGCAGCCCAGGTAGTGAGAGGACTGAGGGGGACCAACCCAGCACTGGAGAGACAACTAGAGGAGCTCTTCAAGCAGAGGGGGGTTGAGCTTTGA
- the hddc3 gene encoding guanosine-3',5'-bis(diphosphate) 3'-pyrophosphohydrolase MESH1 isoform X2, which produces MSSDSVILLETVNFAAEKHRNQRRKDAEQTPYITHPIGVARILSHEGGITDIEVLQAALLHDTVEDTDTSIGELQIVFGQTVARLVQEVTDDKALSKEETKRWSTERVQEYFVWAAQVVRGLRGTNPALERQLEELFKQRGVEL; this is translated from the exons ATGAGTTCAGATTCTGTCATTTTGTTGGAGACGGTTAACTTCGCTGCTGAAAAGCACCGCAATCAACGACGTAAAGATGCTGAACAAACACCATATATCACCCACCCAATAG GAGTGGCAAGGATCCTAAGCCATGAAGGTGGGATCACAGACATTGAAGTTTTGCAA GCAGCTTTGCTCCATGACACAGTGGAGGACACTGACACCAGCATAGGAGAGCTACAGATCGTCTTTGGGCAAACGGTGGCGCGGCTGGTCCAGGAAGTGACAGACGACAAAGCACTGTCCAAGGAGGAGACAAAGC GTTGGTCGACAGAGCGTGTTCAGGAGTACTTTGTGTGGGCAGCCCAGGTAGTGAGAGGACTGAGGGGGACCAACCCAGCACTGGAGAGACAACTAGAGGAGCTCTTCAAGCAGAGGGGGGTTGAGCTTTGA